One region of Quercus lobata isolate SW786 chromosome 2, ValleyOak3.0 Primary Assembly, whole genome shotgun sequence genomic DNA includes:
- the LOC115978246 gene encoding uncharacterized protein LOC115978246 — protein sequence MASTLQKLLRKQPATRIIAALHNPEAPNPTAPLIFHQTHLTEPKSLSPFLGSPKAENLTHFQFSQIYPSFPFGFCLNRICSTGSVPSEAEEAALDDSRTVWADSVKKKRKKKMNKHKYQKLRRRLRRQT from the coding sequence ATGGCTTCAACGCTCCAAAAGCTCCTCAGAAAACAACCAGCCACAAGAATCATAGCTGCTTTACATAACCCAGAAGCCCCAAATCCCACAGCGCCTCTTATTTTCCACCAAACCCATCTCACCGAACCCAAGTCATTAAGCCCTTTTCTGGGTTCACCAAAAGCAGAGAACTTGACCCATTTCCAGTTTTCGCAGATTTACCCAAGTTTCCCATTTGGGTTTTGTCTAAACCGGATTTGCTCAACTGGGTCGGTCCCATCAGAGGCTGAGGAAGCGGCTTTGGATGATTCCAGAACGGTGTGGGCAGATagtgtgaagaagaagaggaagaagaagatgaacaaGCACAAGTACCAGAAGCTGAGGAGGCGCCTCAGGAGGCAGACTTAG
- the LOC115976540 gene encoding glycerol-3-phosphate dehydrogenase [NAD(+)] codes for MSRPLPLIFSLARASLGLHLRFSPSRFQHNPSFTFTSLSRFMAPAFEAQGGAPPPQAEPVQEQAAAAASQNNAHFSNYESKVTIVGSGNWGSVASKLIASNTLRLSSFHDEVRMWVFEEILPSGEKLTDVINSTNENVKYLPGIKLGKNVVADPDLENAVKDANMLVFVTPHQFMEGICRKLVGKINGDVQAISLIKGMEVKMEGPCMISSLISEQLGINCCVLMGANIANEIATEKFSEATVGYRENREIAEKWVQLFSTPYFLVTAVQDVEGVELCGTLKNVVALAAGFVDGLEMGNNTKAAIMRIGLREMKAFSKLLFSSVKDTTFFESCGVADLITTCLGGRNRKVAEAFAKNGGKRSFDKLEAEMLQGQKLQGVSTAREVYEVLGHRGWLELFPLFATVHEICIGRLPPSAIVEHSERKPRFELLDGSTQYC; via the exons ATGAGCCGCCCTCTTCCTCTTATATTCTCTCTTGCGAGAGCAAGTCTTGGTCTTCATCTCCGTTTCTCTCCCTCTCGTTTCCAACACAACCCATCATTCACATTCACATCTCTCTCTCGCTTCATGGCTCCAGCATTTGAAGCCCAAGGTGGAGCACCACCACCACAAGCGGAGCCAGTACAAGAACAAGCCGCCGCCGCCGCCTCACAAAACAATGCCCACTTCTCCAATTATGAATCCAAAGTCACCATTGTTGGTAGTGGCAACTGGGGCAGTGTGGCTTCCAAGCTCATTGCCTCCAACACCCTTAGGCTCTCCTCTTTCCATG aTGAAGTGAGGATGTGGGTCTTTGAGGAAATATTACCAAGTGGTGAGAAGCTCACAGATGTCATCAACTCTACCAAT GAAAATGTGAAATATCTCCCTGGTATTAAGCTTGGAAAAAATGTTGTTGCAGACCCAGACCTTGAAAATGCTG TGAAGGATGCAAACATGTTGGTTTTTGTGACCCCACATCAATTTATGGAGGGAATATGTAGGAAGCTTGTTGGGAAAATAAATGGAGATGTGCAGGCTATTTCCCTCATCAAAGGGATGGAGGTCAAGATGGAAGGCCCATGCATGATCTCTTCTCTCATCTCTGAGCAATTAGGGATTAATTGTTGTGTCCTAATGGGGGCCAACATTGCTAACGAG ATTGCCACGGAGAAGTTTAGTGAAGCGACAGTTGGATACAGAGAGAACAGAGAAATTGCAGAGAAATGGGTTCAACTGTTTAGTACTCCCTATTTCTTAGTCACAGCT GTCCAAGATGTGGAAGGAGTTGAACTATGTGGGACCCTGAAAAACGTTGTGGCCTTAGCAGCAG GTTTTGTGGATGGCTTGGAGATGGGGAATAATACAAAA GCTGCAATCATGAGAATTGGCTTGAGAGAGATGAAGGCGTTTTCCAAGTTGTTGTTTTCATCTGTCAAGGATACCACCTTCTTTGAGAGCTGTGGTGTAGCTGATCTGATTACAACATGCT TGGGAGGAAGGAACAGAAAAGTTGCAGAGGCTTTTGCAAAGAATGGAGGGAAAAG GTCATTTGACAAGCTTGAAGCAGAGATGCTGCAGGGCCAGAAGTTACAG GGTGTTTCGACTGCTAGAGAGGTTTATGAGGTTTTAGGGCACCGTGGATGGCTAGAGTTGTTTCCACTTTTTGCAACAGTGCATGAGATCTGCATCGGTCGTCTTCCACCATCAGCCATAGTTGAGCATAGTGAGCGCAAACCCAGATTTGAGCTGTTAGATGGCTCTACCCAATACTGTTAA
- the LOC115976541 gene encoding alpha/beta hydrolase domain-containing protein 17B, protein MGGVTSSMAAKFAFFPPNPPSYKLVKDELTGLLLLSPFPHRENVEVLKLPTRRGTEIVAIYIRHPMATSTLLYSHGNAADLGQMYELFIELSIHLRVNLMGYDYSGYGQSSGKPSEQNTYADIEAAYKCLEESYGTKQEDIILYGQSVGSGPTLDLAARLPQLRAVVLHSPILSGLRVMYPVKRTYWFDIYKNIDKIPLVNCPVLIIHGTSDEVVDCSHGKQLWELCKEKYEPLWLKGGNHCDLELYPEYIRHLKKFISTVEKSPSQRYSSRRSTDQFEQPRKSTDVFEVSRKSTDRREKPRQSTDRPEKLKNLSSNVDKLEKLRISFDHVERSRRSVDCHEKSRKSIDHQLERARKSVDRLDRIRTG, encoded by the exons atgggtggGGTGACTTCGTCGATGGCGGCCAAGTTCGCCTTTTTCCCGCCGAACCCACCTTCGTATAAGCTTGTGAAAGACGAGTTGACTGGTCTTTTGCTTCTCAGTCCCTTTCCTCACCGTGAAAACGTTGAAGTTCTGAAATTGCCTACTCGGCGAGGCACTGAGATTGTTGCTATCTACATTAGGCACCCTATGGCTACTTCTACTCTGCTTTACTCTCATGGAAACGCCGCCGATCTGGGCCAGATGTACGAGCTCTTCATTGAATTGAGCATCCACCTTCGTGTCAATCTCATGGG GTATGATTATTCTGGGTATGGGCAATCATCTGGAAAG CCTAGTGAGCAGAATACATATGCAGATATTGAAGCTGCATATAAGTGTCTTGAAGAGAGCTATGGTACTAAGCAGGAGGATATCATCCTTTATGGGCAATCTGTTGGAAGTGGCCCCACTTTGGACCTTGCAGCTCGACTGCCTCAGTTAAGAGCAGTTGTTCTGCACAGTCCCATACTCTCTGGCTTAAGAGTTATGTATCCTGTAAAGCGTACATATTGGTTTGACATTTATAAG AATATTGACAAAATCCCACTGGTTAATTGTCCTGTTCTTATTATTCAT GGGACTTCAGATGAAGTTGTTGATTGCTCCCATGGTAAGCAACTCTGGGAACTGTGTAAAGAGAAGTATGAACCACTATGGCTTAAAGGGGGAAACCACTGTGATTTGGAGCTCTATCCTGAGTATATCAGGCATCTGAAGAAATTTATATCAACCGTTGAGAAGTCTCCTTCCCAAAGATACAGTTCCAGGAGAAGCACAGACCAGTTTGAGCAACCTCGTAAGAGTACTGATGTATTTGAAGTTTCTAGAAAGAGCACTGATCGGAGAGAGAAACCAAGGCAGAGCACTGACAGGcctgaaaaactgaaaaacctGTCTAGTAATGTTGATAAGCTAGAAAAATTAAGAATCTCTTTTGACCATGTGGAAAGGTCTCGGAGAAGCGTGGATTGCCACGAGAAGTCTCGAAAAAGCATTGACCACCAGTTGGAAAGAGCACGGAAGAGTGTTGACCGGCTGGATAGAATACGAACTGGGTAA